In Drosophila pseudoobscura strain MV-25-SWS-2005 chromosome 4, UCI_Dpse_MV25, whole genome shotgun sequence, the following proteins share a genomic window:
- the Cyp6a16 gene encoding LOW QUALITY PROTEIN: probable cytochrome P450 6a14 (The sequence of the model RefSeq protein was modified relative to this genomic sequence to represent the inferred CDS: inserted 1 base in 1 codon): MGFVLILLTSLLSGVLGYLRCKYNYWQINGVKQLRAHFLFGHFFKMKSVRLTELLQETYDAFKGSALVAGTYVYLRPIAVILDLDLAKXILDKDFDKFVDRRNFHKEPLMDNLFNAQGDEWCTLRKKLTPMFSSGNLKCIFGTITEVARHLGESFQELIGTQGGVLDVHDLLDRFSMDASATCAFGIHCNSLKDPQVEFREHGRKIFHHSDDGIRWRIFKFLYWSVLAKLKLSVRFYDKIIADFFTRIVREKLELRQDLRHNIKRNDFLELLMASKDDNELTLEQLTAHAFDFFVSGYETSSSTMSCALFELAKHPSVQQKLRNEITGILHKHAPNLTYEAVQEMRYLDQTITETLRKYPALASLTRIAAEDYTVPTASSDIPLVLDKGTIVHIPVRAIHYDSEIYPEPTIFRPERFETSTCLQRHSMAFLGFGDGPRHCIGQQFGRMQIKIGLIALLTKYQFSSVPGFPDELPISKGNVILRPRQGVLLKVHRVPE; encoded by the exons ATGGGATTCGTGCTGATATTGTTAACATCGCTGCTCAGTGGCGTGCTTGGATACCTGCGATGCAAATACAACTACTGGCAGATAAATGGGGTGAAACAGCTGCGGGCCCACTTCCTCTTCGGGCATTTCTTCAAGATGAAGTCCGTGCGCCTAACGGAACTCCTACAGGAGACATACGATGCGTTTAAGGGTAGTGCTCTGGTGGCAGGAACATACGTATATCTACGACCCATAGCCGTCATCTTGGACTTGGACCTAGCCA AGATACTGGATAAGGACTTTGACAAGTTTGTGGACCGCCGAAACTTTCACAAGGAACCCTTGATGGACAACCTCTTCAATGCTCAGGGCGACGAGTGGTGTACGCTGAGAAAAAAGCTGACGCCAATGTTCTCGAGCGGAAATTTGAAATGTATATTCGGAACGATTACAGAAGTTGCTCGGCATCTAGGGGAGAGCTTTCAGGAGTTGATTGGCACCCAAGGAGGTGTTCTCGATGTGCATGATCTGTTGGATCGCTTCAGCATGGATGCCTCTGCCACCTGTGCCTTTGGCATCCATTGCAATAGCCTCAAGGATCCGCAGGTGGAGTTTCGAGAGCACGGACGTAAGATCTTTCACCACAGCGATGACGGTATTCGTTGGCGCATCTTTAAATTCTTGTATTGGAGCGTCTTGGCAAAACTAAAGCTCTCCGTGCGGTTCTATGACAAAATCATCGCAGACTTTTTTACACGCATCGTCAGGGAGAAGCTGGAGTTAAGGCAAGATTTAAGGCACAATATCAAGAGAAATGACTTCTTGGAGCTTTTAATGGCATCGAAAGATGACAATGAATTGACTCTGGAGCAGCTAACAGCCCATGCCTTTGACTTCTTTGTGTCTGGCTATGAGACCAGCTCCAGCACAATGTCTTGTGCTCTCTTTGAGCTCGCCAAGCATCCATCGGTGCAGCAGAAACTGAGAAATGAGATCACTGGGATTCTGCACAAGCACGCGCCAAATCTGACCTATGAAGCCGTGCAGGAGATGCGCTACTTGGACCAGACCATCACAG AAACACTACGCAAGTACCCAGCTCTGGCCTCCCTGACACGAATCGCCGCCGAGGACTATACGGTTCCCACCGCTTCTAGTGACATTCCCTTGGTTCTAGATAAGGGCACCATCGTTCATATACCCGTCCGTGCCATACACTACGATTCAGAGATCTATCCCGAACCGACAATATTCCGGCCGGAACGGTTTGAGACCTCCACCTGCCTTCAGCGGCATTCCATGGCTTTTCTTGGCTTTGGCGATGGGCCACGCCATTGCATAGGTCAGCAATTCGGCCGAATGCAGATTAAAATTGGACTCATCGCGTTGCTAACGAAATATCAGTTCAGTTCTGTGCCTGGATTCCCAGACGAGCTGCCGATAAGCAAAGGGAATGTGATACTCAGACCTAGGCAAGGGGTTCTATTGAAAGTGCATCGAGTGCCGGAATAA
- the DIP-theta gene encoding cell adhesion molecule 2, with protein MKIKIFPLTAEAAMLRRQQQRQQQQQCRKMKLQRKHKMPEISARLIVAAIASAICLLSLILSAQAQDHDMMHDHDHDDDDGDMHHHLEMMHHQQHQDFIIGESEERDHIAHHLAEMQNKDELLEDIREDTVVNAIPEKDLPKFGELLQNVTVPVSREAVLQCVVDNLQTYKIAWLRVDTQTILTIQNHVITKNHRMSITHAEKRAWILRIRDVKESDKGWYMCQINTDPMKSQVGYLDVVVPPDILDYPTSTDMVIREGSNVTLKCAATGSPTPTITWRREGGELIPLPNGAEAIAYNGSFLTIAKVNRLNMGAYLCIASNGIPPTVSKRVMLIVHFPPMIWIQNQLVGAALQQNITLECQSEAYPKSINYWMKNDTIIVPGERFVPETFETGYKITMRLTIYEVDIQDFGAYRCVAKNSLGDTDGAIKLYHIPQTTTMTTMAPTASINTVPVVLVKYNKEQRYSSNSNQNTNNNPYNYNPGTSQQNTKQQRNRQPKGSVDQSSSGLNNVFVGATSSLWNSQDHQTSSSRDTGRNRDQNQQHQQQQQQQYHAPDHGGNYRAEGKSPHLIKHDAKSLTDDLDRMQDLKSATSPLLFPMEALALPIVLFLAHLSTWHG; from the exons atgaaaattaaaatatttccgCTGACAGCGGAAGCAGCAATGCTGCGACGGcagcaacagaggcagcagcagcagcaatgtcggaaaatgaaattgcagCGGAAGCATAAAATGCCGGAAATATCCGCAAGGCTAATTGTTGCCGCCATCGCCTCGGCCATTTGCCTCCTCTCGCTCATCCTCtcggcccaggcccaggaccaCGATATGATGCACGATCATGAccacgatgacgatgacgggGATATGCACCATCACCTGGAAATGAtgcatcatcagcagcatcaggacTTTATCATTGGCGAGTCCGAGGAGCGGGATCACATAGCACATCACTTGG CGGAAATGCAAAATAAGGATGAGCTACTTGAAGACATACGCGAGGATACGGTCGTCAATGCGATACCAGAGAAAG ATCTTCCAAAGTTTGGCGAACTCTTGCAGAATGTCACAGTGCCCGTGAGTCGGGAGGCGGTCCTTCAGTGCGTTGTCGATAATTTGCAGACCTATAAG ATTGCGTGGCTACGTGTCGATACACAGACCATTTTAACTATACAAAATCACGTCATAACCAAAAACCATCGAATGAGCATAACTCATGCGGAGAAACGTGCCTGGATATTGCGTATACGTGATGTAAAGGAATCCGACAAAGGATG GTACATGTGCCAAATAAACACGGATCCCATGAAGAGTCAAGTCGGTTACCTGGACGTTGTGG TGCCTCCCGATATACTGGACTACCCGACCAGCACCGATATGGTCATACGTGAGGGTTCGAACGTAACCCTTAAATGTGCGGCCACTGGATCGCCCACACCGACGATAACCTGGCGACGGGAGGGCGGCGAGCTGATACCACTACCCAATGGAGCAGAGG CTATTGCATACAATGGCTCTTTTCTGACCATTGCCAAAGTGAATCGTTTGAATATGGGTGCCTATCTCTGCATTGCCTCCAATGGCATACCGCCAACAGTCAGCAAGCGTGTGATGCTCATTGTGCACT TTCCTCCGATGATTTGGATACAAAATCAATTAGTTGGGGCCGCACTCCAGCAGAACATCACACTAGAATGCCAATCGGAGGCATATCCCAAGTCGATCAACTATTGGATGAAGAATGATACGATCATAGTGCCAG GTGAACGCTTCGTCCCAGAAACCTTTGAAACGGGCTACAAAATCACCATGCGGCTGACCATCTACGAGGTGGACATCCAGGACTTTGGGGCATACCGATGTGTGGCCAAGAACTCCCTGGGCGACACGGATGGTGCGATCAAACTGTATC ATATACCACAAACCACGACAATGACTACAATGGCGCCAACAGCTTCGATCAACACTGTGCCTGTGGTCCTCGTCAAGTACAACAAAG AACAACGTtatagcagcaacagcaatcaGAACACCAATAACAATCCCTACAACTACAATCCCGGCACTAGCCAGCAAAACAcaaagcagcagaggaacaggcAGCCCAAGGGATCAGTGGATCAGTCGTCGTCTGGACTGAACAATGTCTTTGTGGGGGCCACATCGAGTTTGTGGAACTCGCAGGATCATCAGACATCCTCGTCCAGGGACACAGGGCGGAACAGGGATcagaaccagcagcaccaacagcagcagcaacagcagtaccATG CACCCGATCATGGTGGCAACTACAGGGCGGAGGGCAAGAGCCCTCATCTAATCAAACACGATGCCAAGTCCCTAACAGATGATCTGGATCGAATGCAGGACCTCAAGAGTGCGACATCACCCCTACTGTTCCCTATGGAAGCCCTAGCCCTGCCCATAGTCCTTTTCCTGGCGCATCTATCTACGTGGCATGGATAA